The segment agcctagcttgtagGATTttcagcattaccttgctagcatgtgaaatgagcaaattatatgatagtttgaacgttctttggtattagaatgaaaactgaccttttccagtcctgtggccgctgctgagttttccaaatttgctggcatattgagtgcagcactttaacagcattctcttttaggatttgaaatagctccactgggattccatcacatccactagctttgtttgtaataatgcttcctaaggcccacttaataTCATGTGAGtcaccacaccatcatggttatttgaatcattaagaccttttttgtacggttctatatattcttgacatctcttctaatatcttctgcttctgttaggtccttgctgtttctgtcatttattgtgcccatcttttttttttttttttgatttaataaagttttatttttcaaaatgtacagCTGGTGGGACCTGTTCATGCATCTTCACCAGCAGCTGGGGCATCTCCACCCTTGGTGTTTCTGGTGTAAATCACTTGAGCTCTGTGCTTTGAAACCAGTTTAATAAGTCCTTTACTAAGGAGTTCCTGAAGGGCTGCTCTGGCCAGGGAACCACGAATCTTCAGTCTCTCAGAGACGACAGCTGGAGTTATAAGCTTATAGTTGGGAACTTCTTTACAGAGTTTGTCATATGTTGCTTTGTCAAACAAGACTAGGTTATTGAGTTTGTCCTGAACTTTGCCTGTGGACCACTTCTTTTTGGCCTTACCCCCAGATTTGTTCACTGGATCTTTGTCTTTCTTGGCTGACTTTCCAGcatctttcttcttcttgtcGTCCTTGGGTGGCATAACGAAGCCCGGAGAGCAGCTACAACCACTGCAGCCTCGCTAAGATGTCGGACAAAAAggctattgtgcccatctttgcttcaaatgttcccttggtatctccagttttcttgaagagatctctagtctttcccattctgttgttttcctctatttttttgctttcccattctgttgttttcctctatttttttgcattgttcacttcagaaggctttcctatctctcctttctattctctgGGACTCTGgattcaattgggtatatctgtccttttctcctttgccttttgcttctcttctcagccATTTGAAAGTCCTTTtcagacaactactttgccttcttgcatttctttttggggggatggttttggtcaacATCTCCTGTGCAGTGttacaaatctctgtccatagttcctcaagtactctgtctatcagatctagtcccttgaatctatttgtcacctccacttataatcataaaggatttaatttaggtcatacccaaatggcctagtagttttccctactttcttcaatgtaagcctgaattttgcaataaggaactgatgatctgagccatagtcagctccaggtcttgtttttgatgactatatagagcttctccatcttcagctacaaagactATAATCCTCTCTGCAGGTAGAGGATTATCAAACTTAAAGTTCATGACTGCCTGTGAGGTCAACAGACCAGCACAGTGATCAGACCTTAGGTCATGCTGCTTGGGCTTGGCACCTGTACATTGTAGGTTATCCACAGCAGCAGTGACCATAGCTATCCTAACATCAGTTATATCATGAACAATTTGAACTCTGAAAATAACCAAGTTTTTGGTAGGGGGAGGTTCACTAAGAATGCTGTCATCTTCCTCACTCACTCATTTTCATACCCTGTTTAGTAATGGCAAAGGAAAAGAATTCATCTATGAACATCAAATTGTAGCATGTACTTACTCTTGATTTATCCAGGCTAAAGGAGCaattctattttcttcaattttattagAACGTAATCCAATGACATTGATCTTTCTGGTATGATTAAAAGAAATTTCAGTTATTTCTTCAATTTGGTTATTTTCTAGGTATAATTcctataattaaaagaaaagacttatttttcttcatattactTGATATGATAAATATATTCAATTTCACAGAATTAAAATATTCAGTTTCACAGAATTAAAATCATGTTATAAACTGTTGTCATTAGTGTTAGTTAATGAAAGAGTCTTGCAGCTCTTCcaaatgagttaattttttacATTGTCAGATTTTCTAGCTAGCAAAATAAAGTGTACTGTCTGTCATGGTTATGGaattaaatgaatttaattatttttaaccatAAAATGATATGATATAGCATATCATGATAATTGTATAAAGCTTTCTAATTTATAAAACTTATtcacataaattatttcatttgggCTTCAAAGACCTAGAAACTAAAAAATAGGTAGAAATTATCCCCATCTAGTAGTGAAAAAACTCAGGCCTGGAGAGATGGCAAGGTGTTTGCAAACTTAAACAGCTGATACATGAGGGAATGCTGGCTGGCCCCAGCTTAGAGTCATCCTGTTTCCTGCCAGTCCATGCTGTCTGTAATTTTTTTAGGCTCACATTTTTAAGGTTTGTTTGTATTataatttctttaattaaaagtTCATTAAGAGCCTTCATTTAACATCAGGGTGAAGTTAGAACTATTAGTAAGTTGTCAGTAGC is part of the Bubalus kerabau isolate K-KA32 ecotype Philippines breed swamp buffalo chromosome 4, PCC_UOA_SB_1v2, whole genome shotgun sequence genome and harbors:
- the LOC129650502 gene encoding 40S ribosomal protein S25-like, which encodes MPPKDDKKKKDAGKSAKKDKDPVNKSGGKAKKKWSTGKVQDKLNNLVLFDKATYDKLCKEVPNYKLITPAVVSERLKIRGSLARAALQELLSKGLIKLVSKHRAQVIYTRNTKGGDAPAAGEDA